aataggtacctacattatttttaaagcaattttagaaTTATTGAGATCACAGTTTACTAAAATTAAGTTATGGGGGCTTTTCACGTGCCGCGAAGCTTTTCGAcccgtgtgaacgtaagtcgcaggcgactaaagtgacagtccccatagaaaaatcctagtcgaccggctaaaatcgactcgtgaaaagtcggcattactATTCAATTATTACAGTTTTAAGATAGCACGATAAAAGCTTCATACAAATTTCGTAGGGCCAAGTTTTCATTGCCACTGGATTCGAAACATTGAGGGAACCTAAAAGATCGGCATCAAAGAATTCATCATCCAATACTTCTTTACGTATGcttaattaataaaatcataaaaccactaTTTTATGCATTTTGTAAGCATAAAATAGAGCATAAAGCTCATCGGATAATCTTGGCGCAGGTCCACTCGTCCGACCTGCTCGACATcttgattgcaactgaaattacactcgtcagtgtatttccttatgggacgtacgacaaacgtttactgaaattccagtaaaatattgttgtatgtgttgcaaaaacagcacatacgacaattatttaccgaacgaagaaaaacactgatttgtatgaaaaaattgtagtatgtgataatttttgtcgtatgtgcacgttttctgtgcacttacgacaaaaagctactgaaaatgtttgtaagcCTACACATACGAGAGTAGAGTAGAGTAGAGTagagtatatttttatttcgcttaaaattcaaatacattataataaagataaataattaataattaatcaaaataataatgacattttgtattttttgatacAATAAAGCATTAAAAATAGTGTTAAATGCCACTTCAATAGGCTTAACAAATTCAAAAGATTAATGAGGGTGGGGTGACCCAAAGTACAATTTAatgaattcaattaataaaaatctataaaaatgcatacaaaattaacatttctataattaatttaaCAGAACTAGAAAGAAAGTAGTGTTTTAGAAATTTGTATATTctccaaataaaatttaataaaagctaAACGAAAAGAAATAGTGATAAACTCTCTATCAAACCAAAATATCGGTGAAAAGTGATTCAATATTTAGGTAATCAAAATTGAAAAGCCATTGTTTTAtgcgttttaaaaatattccagAAATTGTTATGGATCTTATAGACTGGGGAAGTTTATTAAAAAGACGAAATGAAAACACAGAACAAAAGTTACGGAAAGCCGTGGTGCGAAAATCTGGTACAGTAACAACATTCAAAAAATTACCTCGAAGATTATAGTTGGAAATTAGCCTGAAATTAAGATTTCCTGACCtcctaaaaaatgttttcaataccTTAAACTAAGAATAGAATCGGTCCCaaagggtatagcaaaagtgcaagaccattgtaaaatttcaatccatatatccATATATTCaatgttgtagtgttgtaagattttacacttttgcacttttgcaatgatactagaccagttgcatcggatcgtgaatacacCTATTAATTAATACATGTATTataacaactacatgagatcttgcttttcatcaggatcacgattcgtgatcctcacgaaaagcaagatcacgattcgtatCCTATTGAAAATCAAGATCTCAAtcattgacctattatatatggactgccAGGACCAGGTTCAAGCTATGGTGGCGCCCCTTGGTAGGGCAGCGGGAAATAGTATTTTGACATCTAGGTTTTGTGACTTTTgattgtcacaaaaaaaaaaacaatttaattatttacaaaaattgttcaaGGAGTTTTGAGTTTCCCAAGAATAAAAAGgtaacaacaaattaaaaatacattataCTAATAAATTCTTTACAtagttttatttcaaattttctaaaccttaataatattgatttttcttcATTAGATCGCATCTTAAAGTTCATtaaacaaatacttttttttcaggcGTCCCCGACCTAAAAACAGAACCAACACAATTCCTTGACATTCATTTGGAATCCCTACATGAAATGGGACCTTGGAACCTAAAGAAGCAGAGCTAGAGCATCGCCGACAAGAAGATGTCTTAAAACGTTACAGCTCAAAGAAGGAATCGATTTGCCAACATAGCTGAGACTGCGCTCGCTAAAGAAAGATTTCAGGTaggaattttttaacaaaatgattTGGATTTGaataacaaatgttttttttttattttaagaatgaaGGCTAGATAGCGTTAGAAGGTAACTCACTTGTGAAGCTCTTCAATAGGAAAATGCGATCACGAAAAAGTTTGAACCCCCCAAACCAGACCTGAATTGAAGACTTTTCAAGCTCTccctttttaattatttatctcCTTAGCTTTACAATAAATTTGCGGTACCCTTCCCGAATCCATATCAAATCACAAGAGCTGGAGTCAAGATCATTACTTTCGCCCTCAGGATTTAAGTTCATCTGTTGAAACAAAAAGTAGTCCTTGTTAcatataattcaaaatttaatatttaatgtttaatctatgtttgttttgtttaagtttcCCCTTGCGAGCAACGGAAGAACCGTCAGCAGTCATTGACACACTTCCATCAACATAAAAGCGAAAGAACAAAGAAGTGATCGCAAAAAGTGCCTCCCAAAAAGAACTTCCAGTGCACCCACTGCAACACACACTTCCCACTGCTTAAAGAGAAGAAACACATATGATTAAACAACACGGTTATTATAAGCGTGTTAACCGTCGACCGATGCGTGACCCACCGACATCAACTTTTACGACAACTCTGAATGCAGTTGATCCCGCTGCTGGAGCTGAAGACTCCAAAGCGGCAATTGttaaaatcgaacaaggcaACCAAGAttgcaagaataaaaaaatggaatatttGGGAAATTGTGTGATTATTACTGCAAtcgataaatatttttcatcaaatacaatgaaaataaaaaaaagttgtttggaaaaaatcggaaattagtttttaaataaaaaaaaatattgcttctgAAAAAGTAATCGCAAATGTACTGGTTTTGTAGTAAGTTGTTCCACGATAAGTCGTTGAAGttgttggttttgaaattttcgtgATCATAtaaatgtgcccttaattatgaaagtggactaagtcactcctaaaaatggcctcaaatctagccttaaaataattattgagtgatttcataaaagaaatataactaAATCATTAtaggaaaattattatgtacgtttttctttaaaaaatgtaaaaagtgacttagaccactttcataatcatgggcacaaatAATCTAAAGCTTTTTCTGATAAAGAGAGAAAAATCCGTGCTAGATGATCATGATCTTTGGAGAAGCTTCAGAACTATACAAATCATAATAATCTTATATGATACTAAAATATTCATCATAAAAAAATGCACCGATGTGAAGTAAAAGAGACAGAAATTAAACTTGAAAAACATTCGAACAATTTAATTCAAGAATTTTTATAATCACTCAATCTGTGGTtgttagttattgaaaaaataagtaGGAACAGAGTATTATACTTATTTAACAACTAAGTTCATACtttatcaacatttttaaacaatacTTTTTGTTCATTACAAAAGTGGtttataaaatatgtacataatattCAGTTGATACATTTTGCGCATCATACTTGATCGCATTACTTGGTTTATTGTATTTAAACAGACACCAAATCGTTTTAGGTGTTTGGGCTCCAGTATTTTCAGAGAAATTCTTCTGGATGCAGTCAATTACATAAGGTttgttgtgagctctagggcactctgggtcgctccgaattccaATGATGTCCTCCTGGCATTGCTATCAAGAGTAACCTGCTGCAGACGAtgatccaaaaaaatttttgtagtaCTCGCGTACTGCCATggaattaaatttgtattcatCCAACATTGCTCCGCACTCACCACATCTTTCACAAACACAGTAGTCACCAACTCGTGATTGACTCTGCAATGAAAGTATGAAGGTTAAAAATATGTAGTTAACAAATGATAACACAAGACTACTTGGTATTATACCTGCCAGCCTTTGTGATTTCGGATACGTGAAGAAATTTCGGTTTCTTATTCACTGTGATTTGATGCGGGCCAAATCTCACATAATCGATAAACATAATGTGTTGAAGATTTTTATGCGGTGATAGATTTTGAATACGTTTTATTAGAACAGCATCCTGATATTTAAAGGCTTGATTCATTAGATTGTGTAGGCCATTGCCAGCGACCATTATTTGTACATAACGTTATTTGTTTAGC
This DNA window, taken from Episyrphus balteatus chromosome 2, idEpiBalt1.1, whole genome shotgun sequence, encodes the following:
- the LOC129909954 gene encoding uncharacterized protein LOC129909954, translated to MVAGNGLHNLMNQAFKYQDAVLIKRIQNLSPHKNLQHIMFIDYVRFGPHQITVNKKPKFLHVSEITKAGRYNTKVNHELVTTVFVKDVVSAEQCWMNTNLIPWQYASTTKIFLDHRLQQVTLDSNARRTSLEFGATQSALELTTNLM